Proteins encoded within one genomic window of Triticum aestivum cultivar Chinese Spring chromosome 2D, IWGSC CS RefSeq v2.1, whole genome shotgun sequence:
- the LOC123054600 gene encoding uncharacterized protein — protein MVDLKLAEISDGKPETEFTNMEGFLKSTSAPEAAAAAALQFFFFPDARSLSMQEQQHEQAVLCNISRALSVQRNYSGVSDDSIFDTEVEDCSTAFVLIKDAKKTTNVPGGAGT, from the exons ATGGTGGACCTGAAGCTGGCTGAGATAAGCGATGGG AAACCGGAGACTGAATTTACCAACATGGAAGGATTCCTCAAGAGCACATCAGCACCTGAAGCTGCTGCTGCCGCAGCTCTACAATTTTTCTTCTTTCCGGACGCCCGCAGCCTGAGCATgcaagagcagcagcacgagcaggcCGTGCTGTGCAACATCAGCAGAGCGCTCTCAGTGCAGCGGAACTACTCGGGCGTCTCTGATGACAGTATATTTGATACTGAAGTTGAAGATTGTAGCACGGCATTCGTACta ATCAAAGATGCCAAGAAGACAACTAATGTGCCAGGAGGTGCAG GTACTTAG